AGCTATTCGCTGCGTAGAAACACCATATAGATCAGGAAAAAGATAATTGCCGCTCCACCGCCGATAAACATAAACAGACTGTCGGAGGACTTGTCAAGGCTTGTTCCCTGTTGATGGACGACGGTGACCAGGGCAATGAGGCCGGCAAGACTTAGGGTGCAGGAGAGAAGCAGGTGCCATTTGAGGAGTAGGCTGACGATGATAAACACAACGGCCCCACCGATAAACCATGGATTGTGGATCAGGTCCAAGTCGAGAACATAGTTTACGACATGTTGGGTTTCAAGCGGGGAAAGCCAATCCATAATTTGATCCATTGTCATCGTCATTCACCCTTTATTGTTTAAGGGCGTCGCAGTATCTTTGCAACGCACAAGGTTCGCTCTCTGCTAACCGGATTTAGTGACCGCTACGGTGTCGGACCGAAAGTGGTTTCAGCCTTTCGAACAGTCCTATTTGAAAGACTCCTCATAAATGAGTTCATAAAACATAGCATTTTTATAAAGAAATACAAGCGCGAAATATGCTGAAAACCTTGACTAGTCGTGCCTTTACACCTATCATCAGCCTCCTGTGTCATGTTGAATCAGCAGGCTGGATATTAAACTTTTTTTGATCCGTTTCAGGGCGGAAAATCGTTCGTCTTTTGAAACTGTTCCAGGCGGTACCCGCATTGTCTTTATCTGAGAAATCTATCGGTGTTTTTGATTCAGGTGTCGGTGGCCTGACCGTTTTACACGAACTACGGCGCCTTTTGCCCGGAGAAAACCTGGTCTATCTCGGAGATACGGCACGTGTCCCGTATGGGACCAAAAGTCCGGAAACAGTTTGTACCTATGCGCGCCAGGCAGCGGAATTTTTACTCAGTGAACAGGTCAAGATGATTGTCGTTGCCTGCAATACTGCGTCATCCTTTGCTCTGGAACAATTACAAAACTCTTTGTCCGTGCCGGTTGTTGGCGTGATTGTGCCCGGTGCGCGTTGTGCCGTGCGCTTAACCCAGCGTCGAGTTGTCGGGGTCATCGGAACTCATGGAACCGTCAGCAGTGAGGCCTATCCTCAGGCGTTAAAACACTTGTTGCCTGATATTGAGGTCGTTTCTGCGGCCTGTCCCTTATTTGTTCCTCTGGCCGAAGAGGGCTGGGCCGAACATCCGGTTGCCGCTCAGATTGCGTCGGAGTACCTGGCACCGTTGTTGGCCCGGGAGATTGATACGCTGGTTTTGGGGTGTACGCATTACCCGCTGTTGAAAGCGACATTGCACCGTGTGCTTCCGCAAACGGTGCAGCTGGTTGATTCCGCCGAAGAAACAGCGCGCGAGGTCAAGTCGTTGCTGACGCAGATGGCGTTGCTGAATCCACAACGCTGTGGGCAATGGAAATTTTACGTTACCGATGTGCCGACCCGTTTTGTTCAGGTTGGTCAGGGATTTCTCGGCCAGGCCGTTGAACCCGTCACGCGCATCAGTTTGCCGGTCTGTCCCAGCTGCCATCAGGAGCCGTTGTCGTGAAAAAGATGTTACGCTGGTTTGGAGTCTTGGCGCTGGTTGCATTTCTGGCCGGCATTGCCGCTGTCTTCAATCCATTTACCAAAGAACCTGAGCCGGAACCTGAAAACATCACAGTTGAGCTTGAGCAAACCGTGCAACGCGATATTATGTTGTACTTCGGTGATCCCGAGTCGCCCTATCTGGCACAGGAGGAGCGCGCGATTGCGGAATGCGGGAATGATCTGGATTGTATTGAAGCGATTGTCCGGGAATTGATTGCCGGTCCACAGTCCGGTCTGATCGCCGTATTGCCGTCGCAAGTCTTGCTGCTCGGAGTGGCGGTTGATGAAGATACGGTGTTTTTGGATTTTAATCGGGCTCTGCTGACACATCTACCTGCCGGCAGCAGCTCGGAATTGCTGTGTGTGCATGCCGTCGTCAATACGTTAGCGGCTAATTTCCCCTATGTGCGACGTCTGGTTATTCAAGTTGAAGGGGAGCGGATCGAAACGTTACGCGGTCACGTTGACCTGCGTGAGCCGGTGGTGGCGGATTTTTCATTGGTGCGTCGCGAGTTGGATGTACCGGTGGTGGAAGACGTTGACATGACGGTGGAACAACAGGAATAGAGGCGTATGAACAGATTTCTTGAAGCGATACAACAACGGGTACTGATTCTTGACGGAGCCATGGGAACGATGCTGCAAGCTCGCGGTCTTGAAGCCGGAGGCTGTCCGGAATTGATGAATCTCGAAAGACCCGAGGTTGTTGAGGGTGTCCATCGTGATTATGCCGAAGCCGGTGCTCAGATCATTGTTACCAATACCTTTGGTGGAACGAGCAGCAAGCTGGAGCATTACGGCCTTGAGGATAAAGTTTATGAGGTGAATGTTCAGGCCGCTCGTCTGGCCCGGGCCGCACTTGCTGATCCTGCCAACGATTTCGTTGCCGGAAGTATTGGTCCGACCGGGCGCTTTGTTGAACCGGTGGGAGATGCCGGTTTCGATGAGATGGTCGAAATTTTTGCCGAACAGGTCAAGGCTCTGGTCGCTGGCGGCGTCGATCTGCTGACCTGCGAAACCTTTCTCGATATTCGCGAACTCAAGGCTGCGGTGATGGCTTGTCGCGAGTATTCTGATCTGCCGGTCATGGCCATGATGACCTTTGACGATGGCGGGCGTACCGTCTTGGGAACACCTCCTGCTGCGGCTGCGGTAATGCTCGAAGGATTACGCGTCGATGTGGTTGGCACCAACTGTGGTCTCGGCATCGACGGGATGTATGAAATTCTTGCAGAGATGCGAGACGTCTGCTCCTGTCCTCTGATTGCCCAGGCCAATGCCGGTCTACCGATTCTCAAGGATGGAGAGACAATTTTTCCGGCAACGCCTGTGGAGATGACCAGCCATCACGATCAGTTGATCACTCTGGGGGTGCGTGTTCTCGGCGGTTGTTGCGGTACCACGCCGGAACATATCCGCGTTATGCGCCAGGCCATGGACGAACGCAGTCAGCAGTGGGCACCGCCGCCACGTCGTGGTGTGCTGTCGAGTCGCACACAGGTCGTTGCCATCGGACCGCAACAGCCGTGTGCCATTATTGGCGAGCGGATCAATCCGACCGGGAAAAAAGCCTACAGCGCCGAGTTGCGCGAAGGAAAAACCGCTTATATCCGTCGTGAGGCGCAACAGCAGACAGAGGCGGGTGCAACCTTGCTTGATGTCAACTGCGGAGCGCCCGGTACCGATGAGCCGTTAGCTCTTGAGCGTGCGGTGTATGCCATCAGTGGCGTGGTCGGGACACCTCTGGTACTGGACTCGTCAGATCCCGTGGCGTTGGAACGCGGGCTCAAGGCCGCTGACGGTAAAGTGTTGATCAATTCGGTCAACGGCGAGGAAAAAAGCCTCTCAACCGTGTTGCCGCTGGCGAAAAAATACGGTGCTGCCGTCATCGGTTTATGCCTTGACGGCCAGGGCATTCCCAAAACCGCACAAGGACGGGTGGAGATTGCCGAACGGATTATCAGCCGGGCCGAGGCGTTGGGGATTCCCCGTTGCGATGTGGTCATTGATTGTCTGGCTTTGACCGTTTCTGCCGAGCAGGATCAGGCGATTGAGACGCTCAAGGCGATCAGAACACTGACCCAGGAACAAGGCATGGCAACGGTGCTCGGTGTCAGTAATATTTCCTTTGGTCTGCCGCGTCGCCCCTTGATGTCGGCGACATTTTTCACCATGGCTCTGCAGGCCGGTCTCAGTGCGGCGATTATCAACCCAAAGGAACAGGCGATGATGGAGGCCTTTCGTGCCGCCATGGTTCTGCTGTGCAAAGACATACGCGCTGAACGTTATATTGACGCGTATGCTCAGCTTCAGGACGTTGCACCCGCGGCAACGCCAGAGTCAGGGGAAGAACGCACCATCCGCGAAAAACTGGCCCAGGCGATCATTGATGGCGATCAGGATGGCGTCGTCGCCCTGGTTGAGTGCGCTTTGACGGAAGGTCTGGATGTTTTGCAGATCAGCAATGAAGGGTTACTGGCCGGTCTTGAAGAGGTTGGAAAGCGCTTCGGAGCCAACCGTATCTTTTTGCCCCAGGTCTTGCTCAGCGCGGAAACGATGAAAACCGCTTTTACCCGTCTCAAGCAGGAGATGAAGGGAGCGCAGGTCACCTCTCTGGGCAAAATCATGATGGCGACGGTCGAGGGTGATATTCACGACATTGGCAAAAATATTGTTTGTACCTTGCTCGAAAATCATGGTTACGAGGTGATTGATTTGGGCAAAAATGTTTCGGCCGCAACCATTGTCGAACAGGCTAAAAATGCCAATGTGGATGCGGTTGGCTTGTCTGCCTTAATGACGACGACTCTGCAACAAATGCAGGTGACGATTGAAGCTTTGAAAGCTGCTGGCGTCAAAGTTTTTACCATGGTCGGGGGGGCGGTTGTCACTCAGGATTATGCCGATGAAATCGGTGCTGACCTCTATGCGGAAGACGCATTGGAGGCGGTTGCGAAAGTCAAGAAAATGCTTCAGAAAGCGTCCTAAGGAGATCCGGTCATGGTCGGGGGATTTAACCATAATTTCTGTTATCGTGAACATCTGTTTCATGTGCAGACCGAAGACAGCGGTGTCAAGAAAGCTGAGATTACCTCGTTGCTCTACAGTGGCGGAACCATTTTGGCCCGTCACACGACATCCTATATGGACCTTCTTGATCGTGAGGATGTTTCGGAACCGGTCGAAGAACGCATGAAAGAGCAGCATAAACAGATGCTGCGCGATCTGAAGAATGGTGTCTTTGATGACCGGATTGCTGCCATGGGCATTGCATTGGCAGAGAAGGAAGAGAACGCTTCCTTCGCAGAGAAGCCGGTTGAGAAGCCGGTTGAGAAGCCGGTTGAGAAGCCGGTTGAGAAGCCGGTTGAGAAGCCGGTTGAGAAGCCGGTTGAGAAGCCGGTCGAGAAACCGGTCGAGAAACCGGTCGAGAAACCACAAAGCCTGCGCGAGCGGGTGAAGTCATATCTTTTGGCCGGGCGCCAATAGAGCCACCCGCCCGAGGAGTCCATTTTGTTTAGTAGCAGCCTGATCAGACGGATCATTCTGATGAATGTGTTGCTGTTGACGCTGGGAATCGGTTTTTTTGCCGCATTTCATCACAAACGTGATCAGCAGAACATGATTGAGTTGACCACACAGGGGGCCGAAATCCTGATGGCCACCATTGAAAATGCGATCTTCAACTCGAAATGCAAGGGTGATGCGGAGCGTTTGCAGAAGACGCTGCAGTTTATCTCCCAAAGCCCAAATCTGCTTGGCGTGCGTATTTTTGATCCGCAAGACGGTCATATCATCAATTCGTCGATTGATGCTGAGATTGATCAGCCTGTGTCACGTCAGGATTATGCTATTTATACCAGTGGCCAGACTTCAGGGTTGATTGATGGTGGTCGTGAGGAAGTGCTCAGTATTGTCAAACCGATTACCGCGCGTAAGCTGTGTATGGAATGTCATGGCAAAGATGCAGGTGTTCTCGGTGTGCTCAATCTGGAATATTCCATGCACGAGACCAATGCCCGGCTAGCCAGTTCGTCACGCTGCTTTTCCCTGTCGATG
This is a stretch of genomic DNA from uncultured Desulfuromonas sp.. It encodes these proteins:
- the murI gene encoding glutamate racemase yields the protein MKLFQAVPALSLSEKSIGVFDSGVGGLTVLHELRRLLPGENLVYLGDTARVPYGTKSPETVCTYARQAAEFLLSEQVKMIVVACNTASSFALEQLQNSLSVPVVGVIVPGARCAVRLTQRRVVGVIGTHGTVSSEAYPQALKHLLPDIEVVSAACPLFVPLAEEGWAEHPVAAQIASEYLAPLLAREIDTLVLGCTHYPLLKATLHRVLPQTVQLVDSAEETAREVKSLLTQMALLNPQRCGQWKFYVTDVPTRFVQVGQGFLGQAVEPVTRISLPVCPSCHQEPLS
- a CDS encoding GerMN domain-containing protein — encoded protein: MLRWFGVLALVAFLAGIAAVFNPFTKEPEPEPENITVELEQTVQRDIMLYFGDPESPYLAQEERAIAECGNDLDCIEAIVRELIAGPQSGLIAVLPSQVLLLGVAVDEDTVFLDFNRALLTHLPAGSSSELLCVHAVVNTLAANFPYVRRLVIQVEGERIETLRGHVDLREPVVADFSLVRRELDVPVVEDVDMTVEQQE
- a CDS encoding homocysteine S-methyltransferase family protein, whose product is MNRFLEAIQQRVLILDGAMGTMLQARGLEAGGCPELMNLERPEVVEGVHRDYAEAGAQIIVTNTFGGTSSKLEHYGLEDKVYEVNVQAARLARAALADPANDFVAGSIGPTGRFVEPVGDAGFDEMVEIFAEQVKALVAGGVDLLTCETFLDIRELKAAVMACREYSDLPVMAMMTFDDGGRTVLGTPPAAAAVMLEGLRVDVVGTNCGLGIDGMYEILAEMRDVCSCPLIAQANAGLPILKDGETIFPATPVEMTSHHDQLITLGVRVLGGCCGTTPEHIRVMRQAMDERSQQWAPPPRRGVLSSRTQVVAIGPQQPCAIIGERINPTGKKAYSAELREGKTAYIRREAQQQTEAGATLLDVNCGAPGTDEPLALERAVYAISGVVGTPLVLDSSDPVALERGLKAADGKVLINSVNGEEKSLSTVLPLAKKYGAAVIGLCLDGQGIPKTAQGRVEIAERIISRAEALGIPRCDVVIDCLALTVSAEQDQAIETLKAIRTLTQEQGMATVLGVSNISFGLPRRPLMSATFFTMALQAGLSAAIINPKEQAMMEAFRAAMVLLCKDIRAERYIDAYAQLQDVAPAATPESGEERTIREKLAQAIIDGDQDGVVALVECALTEGLDVLQISNEGLLAGLEEVGKRFGANRIFLPQVLLSAETMKTAFTRLKQEMKGAQVTSLGKIMMATVEGDIHDIGKNIVCTLLENHGYEVIDLGKNVSAATIVEQAKNANVDAVGLSALMTTTLQQMQVTIEALKAAGVKVFTMVGGAVVTQDYADEIGADLYAEDALEAVAKVKKMLQKAS